In Helicobacter mastomyrinus, a single genomic region encodes these proteins:
- a CDS encoding lipid A biosynthesis lauroyl acyltransferase — protein sequence MSITARILKIITDSIGFCLAKMPHWLFVWHIKVLATIMRIFDNRRHKDARANLDFVYGEQMSEEQKCKIIKKCYENFAFVLLETIRVAFIPMEKYMQCFHLIDEHYLLDTLHKDKGAISISAHYGYWEAIASALPPRYTWCNMASLGRLTPFDAINQMIIARRELQKVKFIDKKGAFKHLLKLYGGSNPLAGILVDQNISIQEGIWINFFGKRATHTTIASVLSRRFNMGIVPIMISINEGYKSFEVRYYPPIYCKKSEDSNADILEATQAQADVIEKAIREKPEDWFWFHKRWKSAYKEIYSK from the coding sequence ATGAGTATTACAGCAAGGATTCTAAAAATAATTACTGATAGTATAGGTTTTTGCTTGGCTAAAATGCCTCATTGGCTCTTTGTCTGGCATATCAAGGTGTTAGCTACCATAATGAGAATCTTCGATAATAGGCGGCATAAGGATGCAAGGGCAAACCTAGATTTTGTCTATGGGGAGCAGATGAGCGAAGAGCAAAAGTGTAAGATTATTAAAAAATGCTATGAGAACTTTGCCTTTGTGCTGCTAGAGACCATACGTGTGGCGTTTATCCCTATGGAGAAATATATGCAGTGCTTTCATCTTATCGACGAGCATTATCTTTTAGATACGTTGCATAAGGATAAAGGTGCGATAAGTATATCGGCGCACTATGGATATTGGGAAGCGATAGCAAGCGCGCTACCTCCCCGCTATACGTGGTGTAATATGGCATCTCTTGGGCGTCTAACACCATTTGATGCGATTAATCAAATGATTATTGCACGGCGAGAGTTACAAAAAGTAAAGTTTATTGATAAAAAGGGTGCGTTTAAACATTTATTGAAGCTTTATGGCGGCAGTAACCCGCTCGCAGGGATTCTTGTCGATCAAAATATTTCAATACAAGAGGGAATATGGATAAACTTTTTTGGCAAAAGGGCTACGCATACAACGATTGCTTCAGTGCTTTCAAGACGCTTTAATATGGGTATAGTGCCTATAATGATTAGTATTAATGAGGGCTATAAGAGCTTTGAAGTGCGGTATTATCCGCCAATTTATTGCAAAAAAAGCGAGGATAGTAATGCAGATATTTTAGAGGCGACACAGGCTCAAGCTGATGTGATAGAAAAGGCGATAAGGGAGAAGCCAGAAGATTGGTTTTGGTTTCATAAGCGTTGGAAATCGGCTTATAAAGAAATTTATAGTAAATAA
- the waaC gene encoding lipopolysaccharide heptosyltransferase I: MEVQNAPINISFLRLSSLGDVIVGACVLPFVRAYLQRQYPQGVRLHWVVDDMFAAVLADSPCIDNLVRIPLKKGGIKAIPRIMRMLQSLESCEKLIDLQGLIKSALCGSFIQKGEFWGFAKDSIKEPVASICYTHKVHIPYNEHILKRNLSLVNAALGIDEVDESIFYANRSCAFGFTQGAQTQIEDILRESCVGSSQMKRDKASYILLVLESSLESKTYPLDLFVEVIDGLLDLKPHIHILLLQHSTDKAGRIKERFATQARVVALPPLSIDLLKALMTKVALVIGGDTGVTHLAWAMQKASLTLYGNTAPERFALNSLINRFLCGSERASYKKDDFCIANIAPSSICASVKDILDSIIEDSK, from the coding sequence ATGGAAGTGCAAAATGCGCCTATTAATATTAGCTTTTTGCGACTTTCAAGCCTTGGAGATGTAATAGTAGGAGCGTGTGTGCTGCCTTTTGTGAGAGCATATTTGCAGCGGCAATATCCGCAAGGTGTGCGTTTGCATTGGGTAGTAGATGATATGTTTGCCGCAGTATTGGCAGATAGCCCTTGTATTGATAATCTTGTTCGCATTCCACTCAAAAAAGGCGGGATAAAAGCCATTCCGCGCATTATGAGGATGCTACAATCTTTAGAATCTTGTGAGAAGCTTATTGATTTGCAGGGTTTAATCAAATCCGCGCTATGTGGGAGTTTCATTCAAAAAGGTGAGTTTTGGGGCTTTGCAAAAGATTCTATAAAAGAGCCTGTGGCAAGTATATGCTATACGCATAAGGTGCATATTCCTTATAATGAGCATATTTTAAAACGTAATCTTAGCCTTGTAAATGCTGCATTGGGCATAGATGAGGTCGATGAGAGTATATTTTATGCTAATCGCTCTTGTGCCTTTGGATTCACACAAGGAGCGCAAACGCAGATAGAGGATATTTTAAGAGAATCTTGTGTAGGAAGCTCACAAATGAAGAGAGATAAAGCCTCATATATCTTGCTTGTGCTTGAATCATCTTTAGAATCTAAGACCTACCCGCTAGATTTGTTTGTAGAAGTAATTGATGGGCTTTTGGATTTGAAGCCGCATATACATATTTTACTTTTGCAGCATAGCACGGATAAGGCAGGACGTATAAAAGAACGTTTTGCTACACAAGCGCGAGTAGTGGCTTTACCCCCTCTTTCAATAGACTTGCTTAAGGCATTGATGACAAAAGTCGCTCTAGTGATTGGTGGGGATACGGGTGTTACGCATTTGGCTTGGGCTATGCAGAAAGCTTCTCTTACCCTATATGGCAATACAGCGCCAGAACGTTTTGCGCTTAATAGTCTTATTAATCGCTTTTTGTGTGGAAGTGAGAGGGCGAGTTATAAAAAAGATGATTTTTGTATTGCAAATATCGCTCCAAGCAGTATTTGTGCGAGTGTAAAGGATATATTAGATTCTATAATCGAGGATAGCAAATGA
- a CDS encoding Ppx/GppA phosphatase family protein, which translates to MAKITSVIDIGSNSVRMAIFRKTSRFAFHLIYEVKSKVRISEGCYESGGILGEVPMERAICALKEFVQISKAHKSRKTFCVATSALRDAPNARVFLERARRECGLSIKVIDGKKEALYGGIACANLLHYKDGITIDIGGGSTECALIEDGKIIDLISLNVGTIRLKELFFDKENNIQGAITFIQEQLKSIPSHFKHERVFGVGGTIRALSKMIMKHKKYPIAEVHGYEVDVAQNLKFFEKVSHASLDKLADIGVPPDRIDNIRSGALILQMFLTHFNAKEIITSGVGVREGVYLSDLLRGHKNTFPKAFNPSISAIEDRFMLDKKYAEMTRRESLKIFDTLFPMHKLDEQCKKLLNTASYLSSIGRILNFYNADKHGSYFLLNALEYGFSHVERMSICLLVEYSGKKIPQDENIRHISDMMPKLLSLQWLSFMLALAETLCRGEGNLQIRYEYIKSKTLKIYTATDLYLARENISKLHKPEPLNIEFIKTF; encoded by the coding sequence ATGGCAAAAATTACCTCTGTTATAGACATTGGATCAAATTCTGTGCGTATGGCAATTTTCCGTAAAACTTCACGTTTTGCCTTTCATTTGATTTATGAAGTGAAATCTAAAGTACGCATTTCGGAGGGCTGCTATGAATCGGGTGGGATTTTGGGTGAAGTGCCTATGGAGAGAGCGATTTGTGCCCTTAAAGAATTTGTGCAAATCTCCAAGGCACATAAAAGCCGCAAAACTTTTTGTGTAGCCACTTCCGCATTAAGAGATGCACCCAATGCGCGGGTGTTCTTAGAGCGGGCAAGGCGCGAATGCGGTCTTTCTATCAAAGTCATTGATGGCAAAAAGGAGGCACTTTATGGAGGGATTGCCTGCGCGAATTTATTGCATTATAAAGATGGGATTACTATTGATATAGGTGGAGGAAGCACAGAATGTGCCCTTATAGAAGATGGCAAAATCATCGATCTTATCTCACTTAATGTCGGCACTATTCGCCTAAAAGAGCTGTTTTTTGATAAGGAGAACAATATACAGGGGGCTATTACATTTATCCAAGAGCAGCTTAAAAGCATTCCTTCACATTTTAAGCACGAGCGTGTTTTTGGTGTGGGTGGGACGATTCGCGCGCTTTCAAAAATGATAATGAAACACAAAAAATATCCTATTGCAGAAGTGCATGGCTATGAGGTTGATGTTGCACAGAATCTTAAATTTTTTGAGAAAGTCTCTCACGCCTCACTTGATAAACTCGCCGATATAGGTGTGCCACCAGATAGGATTGATAATATTCGGAGTGGGGCGTTGATTTTGCAAATGTTTCTTACGCATTTTAATGCAAAAGAGATTATCACGAGTGGGGTAGGTGTGCGTGAAGGTGTGTATTTAAGTGATTTATTACGTGGGCATAAAAATACCTTTCCCAAAGCCTTTAATCCCTCTATTAGTGCGATAGAAGATCGATTTATGCTTGATAAGAAATATGCAGAGATGACTCGTAGGGAATCTCTAAAGATTTTTGATACACTTTTCCCTATGCACAAGCTTGATGAGCAGTGTAAAAAGCTTTTAAATACGGCTTCATATCTCTCAAGCATTGGGCGGATTCTCAATTTCTATAATGCAGATAAGCACGGCTCATATTTTTTACTTAATGCCCTTGAATATGGTTTTTCTCACGTAGAGCGTATGAGTATTTGCTTACTTGTGGAATACAGTGGCAAAAAAATCCCCCAAGATGAGAATATTAGGCATATTAGCGATATGATGCCTAAACTTTTGAGTTTGCAGTGGCTTAGCTTTATGCTTGCTCTTGCGGAGACACTTTGTCGTGGTGAGGGGAATTTGCAGATTCGCTATGAATATATCAAATCTAAAACTTTGAAGATTTATACCGCTACTGATTTGTACCTCGCACGTGAAAATATTAGTAAGCTTCACAAGCCAGAGCCATTGAATATTGAGTTTATTAAAACATTTTAG
- a CDS encoding YfhL family 4Fe-4S dicluster ferredoxin yields MALMINNECIACDACAEECPNGAIEEGDPIYSIDPDICTECVGSYDEPSCLSVCPVDAIVPDPDNIESIEELKYKFETLQRGE; encoded by the coding sequence ATGGCTTTAATGATAAATAATGAATGTATCGCGTGTGATGCGTGTGCTGAAGAATGTCCTAATGGTGCGATTGAGGAGGGCGATCCGATCTATAGTATAGATCCAGATATATGCACCGAATGTGTGGGAAGTTATGATGAACCAAGTTGTTTGTCCGTATGCCCAGTAGATGCGATTGTACCAGATCCTGATAATATAGAAAGCATTGAAGAATTAAAATATAAGTTTGAAACCCTGCAAAGAGGGGAATAA
- a CDS encoding indole-3-glycerol phosphate synthase, which yields MHITQEQIANAKASLRTRMAMIDFDTLGRTLAYSPYMPRANKEFFIRNERQNTPKLAHTFHIESTTDTSSLLYQATQMEEETHFDAYVLNLCPQYTQESAKDPMQHLESISLLRRHSTLPIIHIDIFIDKYQILESALFGVDTLLIPAAPLEGKALKELLNFARRLEFDVFVGADNKDELKKAIFSGADMLFLPQENFKELLSLVPNTQVIATNHPNEYGVDIWLRG from the coding sequence ATGCACATCACACAAGAACAGATTGCAAACGCTAAAGCATCTCTTAGGACACGAATGGCAATGATTGACTTTGATACATTAGGGCGGACATTGGCTTATAGCCCGTATATGCCCCGCGCCAATAAAGAGTTTTTTATCCGCAATGAGCGGCAAAATACGCCAAAACTCGCCCATACCTTTCATATAGAATCCACCACAGATACAAGCTCACTGCTTTATCAAGCCACGCAAATGGAGGAGGAAACACATTTTGATGCCTATGTGCTAAATCTATGCCCCCAATACACCCAAGAAAGCGCCAAAGATCCTATGCAGCATTTAGAATCTATCTCTTTGCTCCGCCGCCACAGCACATTGCCCATCATTCATATTGATATATTTATAGACAAGTATCAAATTTTAGAATCTGCTCTTTTTGGTGTGGATACACTGCTTATCCCTGCGGCACCGCTTGAGGGTAAGGCACTTAAAGAGCTACTTAACTTTGCAAGACGTTTGGAGTTTGATGTATTTGTGGGAGCAGATAATAAAGATGAGCTGAAAAAAGCCATTTTTAGCGGTGCGGATATGCTTTTCCTCCCGCAAGAAAATTTTAAAGAACTCTTAAGTCTTGTGCCAAATACCCAGGTTATTGCTACTAATCACCCCAATGAATATGGCGTAGATATATGGCTTAGGGGTTAA
- a CDS encoding type III restriction endonuclease subunit R, with translation MQRAKIIRALFFNFSATFSDNFDLQTCAFNYNLERFNCEGYGKNIVVLDSDLKAFRDKENNEEQITRILESFILFCAMKKHRENIMQEFALKNKPLIYHQPLIIAVADKVNTQDAGIKLYFEAILQILKGDRDITPLARNLYEKLSQNQNLYFDKNLSLDEEFLGLVQTMDSKTLRKEIFYAKEASMIEACRIKGNTKEIVFKSKNAKKPFLLLNIGSIREWEKQYLQNLGVESGEDITSGYFQSINEQSSPIQIMIGSKVFSEGWDSNRVNMISFINIGSKNAKKYVLQTIGRGVRIEPFKGVRKRLGQCEKELDFNMRGDLRNKALGIETLFIMATQTEAIKGILEGLEEFIQSYPLSGFRKSKTFKPLLVPKYKDSTSLQNKPYILSRCDFEELKSYIESFDEDVLLLSESIRAKDLGYKTLCKIKEKMTNDGKTQAIEIRGDIPTLKAENALRVLEGFFNAKSKEFERFAEIDNEICHYERFSSTLDSIIVEEMNKKIRELVANLGAKSEEQLKIEFEQGKIGIDEYTEAIKQSTKEHKVECCNYELNTELKEHYYNPLVIDKKNDSRIIYAIREPSEIEFLQDLQKYLQDNNNILKQYDWCFSRIVENVDSIYIPYFDSQNQVYRKFYPDFIFWLRHTQSKEYKIIFIDPKGLEHPANTIAKVDGFEEIFKEFKDDKLPAVFLYFYNKSGTNRIEKIEKFIKENIKDIFVH, from the coding sequence TTGCAGAGGGCAAAAATAATAAGGGCTTTATTTTTTAATTTTTCTGCAACTTTTAGTGATAATTTTGATTTGCAAACTTGTGCGTTTAATTATAATTTAGAACGATTTAATTGTGAGGGCTATGGCAAAAATATCGTGGTGTTAGATTCTGATTTGAAAGCCTTTAGGGATAAGGAAAACAATGAGGAGCAAATCACTAGAATCTTGGAGAGCTTTATACTCTTTTGCGCGATGAAAAAGCATAGAGAAAACATAATGCAAGAATTTGCTTTAAAAAATAAGCCCCTTATCTACCACCAACCGCTGATTATTGCAGTTGCTGATAAAGTCAATACACAAGATGCGGGGATAAAGCTTTACTTTGAGGCGATTTTGCAGATTTTAAAAGGGGATAGAGATATTACACCTTTAGCGCGAAATCTCTATGAGAAACTTTCACAAAACCAAAACTTGTATTTTGATAAAAATCTAAGCTTAGATGAGGAATTTTTAGGGCTTGTTCAAACAATGGATTCTAAGACTCTAAGAAAAGAGATTTTTTATGCTAAAGAAGCTTCTATGATTGAGGCGTGCAGAATAAAGGGTAATACCAAAGAGATTGTCTTTAAGTCCAAAAATGCTAAAAAGCCATTTTTGCTTTTAAATATTGGGAGCATTAGGGAGTGGGAGAAGCAGTATTTGCAAAATCTTGGCGTTGAAAGTGGTGAGGACATTACAAGTGGATATTTTCAAAGCATTAATGAACAATCTTCACCGATACAAATTATGATAGGAAGCAAGGTATTTAGCGAGGGTTGGGATAGCAACCGCGTGAATATGATTAGCTTTATTAACATAGGCAGTAAAAATGCCAAAAAATATGTTTTGCAAACCATTGGACGAGGTGTGAGAATAGAGCCTTTCAAGGGAGTGAGAAAAAGGCTTGGGCAATGTGAGAAAGAGCTTGATTTTAATATGCGAGGGGATTTGCGCAATAAGGCTTTGGGCATCGAAACACTTTTTATAATGGCAACTCAAACAGAGGCGATAAAGGGGATTTTAGAGGGATTAGAGGAATTTATCCAAAGCTACCCCTTAAGTGGGTTTAGAAAAAGCAAAACATTTAAGCCCCTGCTTGTGCCAAAATATAAGGATTCCACAAGCTTACAAAATAAGCCTTATATTCTCTCACGATGTGATTTTGAGGAGTTGAAAAGTTATATAGAATCTTTTGATGAAGATGTGTTGCTTTTGAGTGAGAGCATAAGGGCGAAAGATTTGGGTTATAAAACATTATGTAAAATTAAAGAAAAAATGACAAATGATGGTAAGACACAAGCAATTGAAATTAGAGGGGATATACCAACGCTTAAAGCGGAGAATGCTTTGAGAGTTTTGGAGGGTTTCTTTAATGCCAAGAGCAAGGAATTTGAAAGGTTTGCAGAAATTGACAATGAAATTTGCCATTATGAGAGGTTTAGCTCCACACTCGATTCTATTATTGTAGAAGAGATGAATAAAAAGATTAGAGAGCTTGTAGCAAATCTTGGGGCAAAAAGTGAAGAGCAGTTAAAAATAGAGTTTGAGCAAGGAAAAATAGGCATTGATGAATATACAGAGGCTATCAAGCAAAGCACAAAAGAGCATAAAGTAGAGTGTTGCAACTATGAACTTAATACAGAATTAAAAGAACATTATTATAATCCTTTGGTCATAGACAAGAAAAATGATAGCAGAATTATTTATGCGATTAGAGAACCAAGCGAAATAGAATTTTTGCAAGATTTGCAGAAATATTTGCAAGATAACAATAACATCTTAAAGCAATACGATTGGTGTTTTAGTCGGATTGTAGAAAATGTGGATTCGATTTATATCCCTTATTTTGATTCACAAAATCAAGTGTATAGAAAATTCTATCCTGATTTCATCTTTTGGCTAAGGCATACACAAAGTAAGGAGTATAAAATCATTTTCATAGACCCTAAAGGCTTAGAACATCCAGCTAATACCATAGCTAAGGTTGATGGCTTTGAAGAAATATTTAAGGAATTTAAAGATGATAAGTTACCTGCAGTGTTTTTGTATTTTTATAACAAATCAGGCACAAATAGAATTGAGAAAATTGAGAAATTTATAAAAGAAAACATAAAGGACATTTTCGTGCATTAG
- a CDS encoding DEAD/DEAH box helicase family protein, translating into MSKTKSAQKATLEKKLILKEILSTKIQNFESLFAQLELSSFSHSIALQEYQIAALQSAIAALILYTQSPNSFYQSYLECGLEDITKEQINSASFWMATGSGKSIVMIKLIALLHDLFAAKLLPPKPIMLLVPNDKILEQFKAHIKEYNAYQSKTITLKDLKDYESVSYGTSLFDENVVFIGRSDLLDTSENVGKDSRAKRLNYKNFLRESGWIMLLDEAHKGDNKDSVRKGYIREIAEGKNNKGFIF; encoded by the coding sequence ATGAGTAAAACAAAATCCGCACAAAAAGCAACTTTAGAGAAAAAGCTCATTCTTAAAGAAATCCTCTCAACAAAGATTCAAAACTTCGAATCCCTTTTTGCCCAATTAGAGTTAAGTAGCTTTTCTCATAGCATTGCATTGCAAGAATATCAAATCGCAGCCCTACAAAGTGCTATTGCCGCTTTAATCCTCTATACACAAAGCCCCAATTCTTTTTACCAAAGCTATTTAGAATGCGGATTAGAGGACATCACAAAAGAGCAAATCAACTCTGCAAGCTTTTGGATGGCAACAGGCAGCGGCAAAAGTATCGTGATGATAAAGCTTATCGCGCTTTTGCACGATTTATTTGCTGCAAAGCTATTGCCTCCTAAACCTATAATGTTGCTTGTGCCAAATGATAAGATTTTGGAGCAGTTTAAGGCGCATATCAAAGAATATAACGCATATCAGAGCAAAACAATTACATTAAAGGATTTAAAAGACTATGAAAGCGTGAGCTATGGAACTTCCCTTTTTGATGAAAATGTCGTGTTTATCGGACGCAGTGATTTGCTAGATACGAGCGAAAATGTGGGCAAGGATTCTAGGGCGAAGCGATTAAATTATAAGAACTTTTTAAGAGAATCTGGCTGGATTATGCTTCTTGATGAGGCACATAAGGGTGATAATAAAGATTCTGTGCGCAAAGGTTATATAAGGGAGATTGCAGAGGGCAAAAATAATAAGGGCTTTATTTTTTAA
- a CDS encoding virulence RhuM family protein: MPNLLFYTTQDKKVKVELYEFGKSVFLAQDSMAKLFDTSKSSISEHITNILKEGELQADSVIREIRTTARDGKSYKVKFYSLEMILAVGFRVRSKRGVQFRIWANEHLRNYLQKGFIIDSDRLKNPNGRSDYFDELLEQIRDIRASEKRFYQKVRELFALSVDYDPSDKATQMFFAQTQNKLLYAITHKTAAELICERANAKELNMGLTSWKGNIVRKGDVIVAKNYLHKEELDSLNRLVNVFLESAELRVKDKQTLTMDFWRQNVDSLLTFQGKEILKDNGSVSNVQMEQVAYEQYEKFNQKRKEENLLKAEKEDKEILESTYKALRKGKANE; encoded by the coding sequence ATGCCAAACCTCCTATTCTATACCACGCAAGATAAAAAAGTTAAGGTTGAGCTCTATGAGTTTGGCAAAAGCGTATTTTTAGCCCAAGATTCTATGGCAAAACTTTTTGACACCTCCAAATCTAGCATAAGCGAACATATCACAAATATCCTAAAAGAGGGAGAATTGCAGGCGGATTCAGTTATTCGGGAAATCCGAACAACTGCTCGTGATGGCAAATCCTACAAAGTGAAATTTTATTCTCTTGAGATGATTTTAGCTGTGGGCTTTCGTGTGCGAAGCAAAAGGGGTGTGCAGTTTAGAATCTGGGCAAACGAGCATTTAAGGAACTATTTACAAAAGGGCTTCATTATTGATAGCGATAGACTAAAAAATCCCAATGGCAGAAGTGATTACTTTGATGAGCTTTTGGAGCAGATTCGTGATATAAGAGCGAGTGAAAAACGATTTTATCAAAAAGTGCGCGAACTTTTTGCTTTGAGTGTGGATTATGACCCAAGCGATAAAGCAACACAGATGTTCTTTGCACAAACGCAAAACAAGCTTTTATATGCGATTACGCATAAGACTGCTGCGGAGCTTATTTGCGAAAGGGCGAATGCAAAGGAGCTTAATATGGGGCTAACAAGCTGGAAAGGTAATATTGTGCGCAAAGGCGATGTGATTGTGGCGAAAAATTATCTACATAAAGAGGAGCTAGATAGCCTGAATCGCTTGGTGAATGTATTTTTAGAATCCGCAGAGCTTAGAGTGAAAGATAAACAAACCTTGACTATGGACTTTTGGAGGCAGAATGTGGATTCTTTGCTTACCTTTCAAGGCAAGGAAATTTTAAAAGATAATGGCAGTGTTTCTAATGTGCAAATGGAGCAAGTCGCCTATGAGCAGTATGAAAAATTTAATCAAAAACGCAAAGAGGAAAATTTGCTTAAAGCGGAGAAAGAGGATAAAGAAATTTTAGAATCTACCTACAAAGCTTTGCGTAAAGGAAAAGCAAATGAGTAA